The Anomaloglossus baeobatrachus isolate aAnoBae1 chromosome 5, aAnoBae1.hap1, whole genome shotgun sequence genome includes the window atatttattatttactaGATCAATAATATGTTGAGAAACATTgtctctctcaaataccttatgttggcaatggtGCCTGTGAGAGACGCTATTGCCGTCCGCTCTTCCCCATGCCTGATCCCCGGGCTCGTCAGCTCGGGAATCCGGTgaggtcacgtcaagttcctgttaacctgacatcaccacagccggccgcagtcttcctgtCTCACAGGGCTGTGGATGGTGTTTCACCGCTTTTCACAGCTCAGCGTCTCCTGCTttgagcgctctgctgtgagggaggagggagcagggagctgatgggctgacatgctgggctgtgatgaacaGGGAAACTTCGCCCACCGCCCATCACTCACAGAGACTGCAGCcggtcgcggtgatgtcaggtcaacagaaacttgacgtgacatcaccgaatccccgaggtcatggaccccgggggtcaggcatggggaacagcggtccgcaatagggcttctcacaggcactattgccaacataaggtatttgaaacattgtttctcaacataatatcgatctagcaaataataaatatgagtgaaccacccctttaatgatccTTGTCTAATATGATCTTTAGTGACCCCTAGTGGTATGATACCTTATTGCAGCATGAGCAGAAGTAATTatgctttatacagtgtgtccgTAAAGTCACGGTGCACTTTTGACCGGTCACAGGAAAGCAACAAAAGACAATAAAAatgtgaaatctgcaccaaataaaaGGAAAACCCTCCCAGTTTCTGTAGTATGATGTGGCAGCATGTGTGCATGAATAGGTATGAAACTGGGAGAGTTTTCCTTTTATTTGATGCAGATTTCACATTTCTATCGTCTTTTGTTGCTTTCCTGTGACTGGTCAAAAGTGCACCATTACTTTACGGGCACACTGTATTAAATGTGATGCCGGTCCTTGGTAATCTGTGCAATAGATACATATGTATGTTGCTCCACCAATGAATTtgaaatactatatatatatttttttgtatattgtGTAATTTAATAATCTTTTTGATATTGAGAAAATATATGGGCATTTGAtagttttttcttttcattttctaTTACAATGTTCCTCTAAAGTAGTTTTTGAGCAAATATGGAATATTaatgtattcaggagaaattacaTTATTGGTTTGCTTCCATTACCCCTTTTGAAAATTGaaaacttggggccaaagcaacattttattggaaaaaagggcaattttcatttactcagcccaatgttatacaattctgtgagtgTTAAAAAAAATGCTCACTAATACCCTAGATGAATTCctcgagaggtgtagtttccacttCACTTGTGAGTGTgtgtgctgttttggcatgtcaggcgctcttcaaatgtgacatggctttTGCAATCTATACAAACCAAAATGGtgttccttgccttccgagccctgccgtacacttaaatagtagatttccaccacatatgaggtatcaacatactcaaaagaaattgcagataaaaaaattgtatggtgcatttcttcctgctacccttgtgaaaataaaaataaatgctcgtaaaacaacatttttgtgggaaaaaattattttttttttatttcaaggcTCAACATTATCAATATCTGTGTAGCACCTGGGGGTTGAATGTTCTCACACCACATctgaataaattccttgaggggcctagtttccaatataggGTCGCTTGtggggagtttccactgtttaggcacataactgcatagcgtccactaatgattcaaaacgattttgcattccaaaagccaAAGTTATGATTGAAACCTAAAACTCTCATGGGGATGGACAAACCAGATGAAAATataaaaccagaaatccacaggtccTAAAACAGGCTGGTGCTTGTCCTAGACAGGAATAAATAACCGTGATGGGATACACACtaactgcagggaatagcaatgtctcagtaagaaaaacTTAATcaaggagctgggactccagacaaccatcTATCCAGAATTGTAGTAAGCACTGAGGCATGAGATTACAAATAGCCCCTTCCAAAATGTAGTTGGGCAAAAATAACGAgagtgcacacacctgaatagaatTGAAACAGGAATTCAAAGCAtaagaaataaagaaaagagatcctTCAGCAGTTAGACCAACTCAAAACTGGCTGTGGTACAACGAAGAAGGAAACTGACCAACATCCAGATATCATAGGTTCGAACCCTGGAGTAGAGCCATGACAGTCAAATGGTATTCATTCCCTACTAtgtgccaaaacagtagttttccaccacatttggggtatctgtgtactcaggagaaattgcacaaattgtATGGAGCATTTTTTTCCTGTTGCCCTTGAGAAAATAAAACTttgtggctaaagcaacatttttgtgaggaaaatgtgattattttttttttattttcacagctcaacgatataaaattatgtgaagcatcTGGGGTTGAATGTTCTCAACACACATATAGATAAataccttgaggggtctagtttccaaaatggagtcacgtaAAGGAGGTTTCCgctgtttaagcacatcaggagctctgcaaatgaGACATGACAACCGctatcgattccagacaattttgcattctaaaagtcaaatgatgctccttcccttctgagccctgccatgcgcccaaacaatagttatccaccacatatgcggtatcggcatactcaggagaaattgcacaagttcTATGATGCATTTCTCCTGTTaaccttgtaaaaataaaaaaaataaaatgtggctaaagccatttttgtggtaaaaatgtgatatttttttttttattttcacgactcaacattatacaattctgtgaagcacctgggggattcAAGATGCTTaccacacatctagatacattccctaagaggtctagtttccaaaataacgGTCTAATTTCCTAGActaatatttttgtggtaaaaagtaaaatgtaaattttttccTTTCACTAttctttagttcctgtaaagcacatgaagggttaataaacttcttcaatatggttttgagcagtttggggGTGTGCAGGTTTTACaatggtgttacttttgggtattttctgtcatattggCCACTTAAAGTTCcttcaaatgtgacgtggtccctaaaaaatgggtttgtaaattttattggaaaaatgagaaattactgataattACTTGATAATAACTTGCTTTTTTTCTTATAACATATTGTCAGTAAACTAAACTGTGTGTATTCTCTGTTGCCTAATAAGATTTGGTTTCCGAATAAAAAATTTCCCACAATttcaacatgaaaatggcttctcccctgtttgaGTTTCccgatgtctaacaagatctgatttctcgtTAAAACATTTTCTACATTTTGAAGAATACAGCTttcctcctgtgtgaattctctgatgtgcaacTACATTTtatttctgttaaaaaaaaaatcccagttaGAACATACATTTtgcttctcccctttgtgaattCTGTAAGATAGAACTAAAATCTATTTCTGCTTAAAAAAATTGACCACATTCGCAACATGAAAATTACTTTTACTCTGGGTGAATTTTCTGATGggaaacaagatctgatttccgattaaagcatttcccacattctaaacatgaaaatggcttctcccctgtgtgagttctcttatgtctatcaagatctgatttccgaataaaacatttaccacattctaaacatgaaaaaggcttctcccctgtatgaatttttTTATGTGAAACAAGATGTGATTTTGCTggaaaacacttcccacattctaaacatgaaaatggtttttcccctgagtgaattctctgatgtgcaacaagtcTGTATTTCGCAATATaactttttccacattctgaacatgaaaatggcttctcccctgtatgaattctatAATGTGTAACAAGATTActtttctgattaaaacatttcccacattctgaacatgaaaatggtttttcccctgagtgaattctctgatgtataacaagtttGTATTTTGCATTATAACTTtttccacattcggaacatgaaaatagcttcacCCTTGTGTGAACTCTATGATCTTTTACAAGATTACTTTTCTGACTAAaatatttcccacaatctgaacatgaaaacggattCTCCCTTGTGTGAATTCTCTGACGTTCAACAAAAACAGATTTCTTTTTAAAAGATTTTCCACATTTGAAGCATGAAAACAGCTTCTTCTTTTTGTGActtctttgatgtataacaagatatgatttctctCTGAAACATTCCCCACATTCTAAACAAGAAAATGGTTTCTCCGGTGTGTGACCCATTTGATGTTCAACAGCCTTTCTATGACCTTTATTTTGCGTATTGGTCTTTGATGATGCAGAAGAAAGGACATGTTGAAATGGATCAGCTGACAGATTTCTTTGGAAAAGAGCTTGAGGTACGTCTGGGATAATGCCAGGCTCTTCACATTTATCTGGTGCAATGCCATTATAATTTCCCGTAAAATCTGAAAATATTAGATGTCCCTCTGAGCTCCCGATATAGTcatctgcaaaaaataaaaattattttatattataGTAACAGCGGCTTGAAAGTatagtattataaaaaaaaaaagggggcttgtAAGTCAGTGCTATTAGGTGGTGTCCATTTCATACCCTTCCTGATGCAATGATTCTACGCAAGGAAAGAAGAACAAGTCCATAAtactttttttttatccataatggaAGTCAAGGAATACACTGGCTTTCAACACAAATATGGAAGCACAGGGGGACCTCATAAATAATTTGTAACAATGTCATGTGTTAGCCATGGTGGAAGATCACCTAAATCTAAACAGGCACAAAGAAAACTGGCACTGTCTTCCTCCCATAAATGCACATTGTTATGCTCAGATGTAGTCCATGCACATAGCTATGCTGTAATTATCAGTGGTGCTCTGTCATTATGGTAGCGCCAGCGCCTTTGCAAGAATGCCAACTTACTCACTGCCCCAG containing:
- the LOC142311941 gene encoding uncharacterized protein LOC142311941, producing MEEWEYLEGHKDLYKDVMMEVPQPLTSPVLSSERTTPERCPRPLLPQDCKQENPDVPHDHQGEDQNHINTTGTYERADERCKEEIPTDNYTDDYIGSSEGHLIFSDFTGNYNGIAPDKCEEPGIIPDVPQALFQRNLSADPFQHVLSSASSKTNTQNKGHRKAVEHQMGHTPEKPFSCLECGECFREKSYLVIHQRSHKKKKLFSCFKCGKSFKKKSVFVERQRIHTRENPFSCSDCGKYFSQKSNLVKDHRVHTRVKLFSCSECGKSYNAKYKLVIHQRIHSGEKPFSCSECGKCFNQKSNLVTHYRIHTGEKPFSCSECGKSYIAKYRLVAHQRIHSGEKPFSCLECGKCFPAKSHLVSHKKIHTGEKPFSCLECGKCFIRKSDLDRHKRTHTGEKPFSCLECGKCFNRKSDLVSHQKIHPE